In one Limosilactobacillus oris genomic region, the following are encoded:
- a CDS encoding 2-oxo acid dehydrogenase subunit E2, with the protein MAYKFRLPEMGEGLTEGDVASWLVKEGDQIKADDPLIEIQTDKSTTQLVSPVDGTVKTLNVKEDDHVEKGDDLLLIDDGKDGVSTNVEGDDDDDEPAADDGAEETAAPADDKKEEAAPAQGGVAPLAEPNKLVMAMPSVRQYARDKGVDISLVQPSGKHGQVLKADIDNFNGAAAPAAAKAAPKAAAAAPAKAAGNTIKPYKGAGEDAETREPLTPMRKIIAKNMRNSVDISPMVTLFDDVEVSKLMAQRKKYKAVAADQGIHLTFLPYVVKALVATMKKFPELNCSIDDATQELVQKHYYNVGIATNTDHGLYNPNIKDADKKGMFEIAQEIADNAQAAKDNKLSPSSMAGGSITISNIGSMRGKWFTPIINQPEVAILGVGTIATEPIVNDKGEIVVGHMMKLSLTVDHRLIDGALAQNAMNYLKRMLNDPELIMMEG; encoded by the coding sequence ATGGCATATAAATTCAGACTACCAGAAATGGGTGAAGGACTGACCGAAGGGGATGTAGCTTCATGGTTGGTTAAGGAAGGCGACCAAATTAAGGCCGACGATCCGTTAATTGAAATTCAAACTGATAAGTCAACCACTCAGCTGGTTTCTCCTGTTGACGGGACGGTTAAAACTCTGAACGTCAAGGAAGATGACCACGTTGAAAAGGGCGACGACTTACTGTTGATTGATGACGGCAAAGATGGCGTCAGCACCAACGTTGAGGGTGACGACGATGATGATGAACCGGCTGCTGATGACGGTGCGGAGGAAACTGCTGCACCAGCAGATGACAAGAAGGAAGAAGCTGCTCCGGCCCAAGGTGGAGTTGCTCCATTAGCTGAACCAAACAAGCTGGTTATGGCAATGCCTTCAGTTCGTCAATACGCTCGTGATAAGGGTGTTGATATTTCACTCGTTCAACCAAGCGGTAAGCATGGTCAAGTCCTCAAGGCTGACATTGACAACTTTAACGGTGCCGCTGCCCCAGCTGCTGCTAAGGCTGCTCCAAAGGCCGCCGCTGCTGCCCCTGCTAAGGCTGCCGGGAACACCATCAAGCCATACAAGGGTGCTGGTGAAGATGCCGAAACCCGTGAACCATTGACACCAATGCGGAAGATTATCGCCAAGAACATGCGGAACTCCGTTGACATTAGCCCAATGGTTACCCTGTTCGATGACGTTGAAGTATCTAAGCTGATGGCCCAACGGAAGAAGTACAAGGCTGTTGCTGCTGATCAAGGTATTCACCTGACCTTCCTGCCATACGTTGTGAAGGCATTAGTTGCGACGATGAAAAAGTTCCCAGAACTGAACTGCTCAATCGATGACGCTACTCAGGAACTGGTTCAAAAGCACTACTACAATGTTGGAATTGCTACGAACACCGATCATGGTCTATACAACCCGAACATTAAGGATGCCGACAAGAAGGGTATGTTTGAAATTGCCCAAGAAATCGCCGACAACGCTCAGGCTGCCAAGGACAACAAGCTGAGTCCATCCTCGATGGCTGGTGGGAGTATCACGATTTCGAACATCGGTTCAATGCGTGGCAAGTGGTTCACTCCAATTATCAACCAACCAGAAGTTGCAATCTTAGGTGTTGGGACGATTGCTACTGAACCAATCGTTAACGACAAGGGTGAAATCGTTGTTGGACACATGATGAAGTTGTCCTTAACTGTTGATCACCGGTTGATTGATGGTGCATTGGCTCAAAACGCAATGAACTACCTTAAGCGGATGTTGAATGACCCAGAATTAATTATGATGGAAGGTTAG
- the lpdA gene encoding dihydrolipoyl dehydrogenase, with protein MAEVEQKDTVVVGGGPGGYVAAIRASELGQKVTLIEKGDPGLGGVCLNVGCVPSKALIAAGHRLQEAKDSSTYGVSKTDATIDFKKTQEWKDKKVVDRMTRGVEMLLKKHKVEIINGEAILDNDHQLRVIKPGPKQFMDNDTGRTITWKNLILATGSRPVEIPHFKFEGRVIDSTGCLNLPEIPKELIVIGGGYIGSELAGAYANLGSHVTILEGLPSILNGFDDDMVKVVEKNMKKKGIDIITGAMAKNSEQDDSSVTVTYEVDGKEQTIKADYCMVSVGRKPNTDNFGLDMTSVEFNDHHQVIVDRQGRTNVDGIWAIGDIVPGPALAHKAFFEAKTAAGAIAGKNTANDWVGVPAVCFTDPEMAEVGLNKEQAKEKGIEVATAQFPFAGNARAVSLDSPDGFVRLIYTKDEKNVVGAQIVGPGASDMAGELSLIVNCGMNVEDVDLTIHPHPTLNEPIQEAADIAMGFPTHI; from the coding sequence ATGGCTGAAGTTGAACAAAAAGATACTGTCGTTGTAGGTGGCGGCCCTGGTGGTTACGTAGCTGCCATTCGGGCTTCTGAACTTGGTCAAAAGGTTACCCTGATTGAAAAGGGTGACCCGGGCCTGGGTGGTGTTTGCCTGAACGTTGGTTGTGTCCCTTCAAAGGCCCTAATTGCTGCTGGACACCGTCTTCAGGAGGCTAAGGATTCATCGACTTATGGTGTTTCCAAGACTGATGCCACAATTGATTTCAAGAAGACCCAGGAATGGAAGGACAAGAAGGTTGTCGACCGGATGACCCGTGGGGTTGAAATGCTTTTGAAGAAGCACAAGGTTGAAATTATTAATGGTGAGGCCATTTTGGATAACGACCATCAACTTCGTGTCATCAAGCCAGGTCCAAAGCAATTTATGGACAATGACACTGGGCGAACGATTACCTGGAAGAATTTAATCCTGGCAACCGGTAGCCGTCCAGTCGAAATTCCCCACTTCAAGTTTGAAGGCCGGGTCATTGACTCAACTGGTTGCCTGAACCTGCCTGAAATTCCAAAGGAACTGATTGTGATTGGTGGTGGCTACATCGGTTCAGAATTGGCTGGTGCATATGCTAACCTGGGATCCCATGTCACAATTTTGGAAGGACTTCCATCAATTCTGAACGGCTTTGATGACGACATGGTCAAAGTTGTTGAAAAGAACATGAAGAAGAAGGGCATTGACATCATCACTGGTGCAATGGCGAAAAACTCCGAACAGGACGATTCTAGCGTCACTGTTACCTACGAAGTTGATGGTAAAGAACAGACCATCAAGGCGGATTACTGCATGGTTTCCGTCGGCCGGAAGCCAAACACCGACAACTTCGGTTTAGACATGACCAGTGTTGAGTTCAACGATCATCACCAGGTAATCGTTGACCGGCAAGGTCGAACCAACGTTGACGGCATCTGGGCAATTGGTGATATCGTTCCTGGTCCGGCCCTGGCCCACAAGGCATTCTTTGAAGCAAAGACTGCGGCGGGTGCTATTGCTGGCAAGAACACTGCTAATGACTGGGTAGGTGTACCAGCAGTTTGCTTCACTGATCCAGAAATGGCAGAAGTCGGGCTGAACAAGGAACAAGCAAAGGAAAAGGGCATTGAAGTTGCTACTGCTCAATTCCCATTTGCCGGGAATGCCCGGGCCGTTTCCCTGGACTCACCAGATGGCTTTGTTCGCCTGATTTACACGAAGGATGAAAAGAACGTTGTCGGTGCACAAATCGTTGGTCCTGGTGCCAGCGACATGGCCGGTGAATTATCCTTAATTGTCAACTGCGGCATGAACGTGGAAGACGTTGACCTGACGATTCACCCGCACCCAACCTTGAATGAACCAATTCAAGAAGCAGCGGACATTGCAATGGGCTTCCCAACCCACATCTAA
- a CDS encoding UPF0223 family protein, which translates to MKEQNYAYPLDSDWSISEMETVIAFWRAVEDAYEAGIGRQVFLDRYRDFKTVVPSKMGEKQLWRQFAQTSGYEAYPVLKRARESQAKFIKMVGDEK; encoded by the coding sequence ATGAAAGAACAAAATTATGCTTACCCATTAGACAGCGACTGGTCAATTTCAGAAATGGAAACGGTGATTGCCTTTTGGCGGGCGGTTGAGGATGCCTATGAAGCAGGGATTGGCCGTCAAGTCTTTTTGGACCGTTACCGTGACTTTAAGACGGTTGTTCCTAGTAAAATGGGTGAGAAACAGTTGTGGCGTCAATTTGCCCAGACATCCGGCTACGAGGCTTACCCTGTCTTGAAGCGGGCACGCGAGTCACAAGCAAAATTTATTAAGATGGTTGGCGATGAAAAGTGA
- a CDS encoding inositol monophosphatase family protein: MIDELDRQVIEMLRRVNQQTLHRMQEPFQVATKTNYNDLVTSVDKQNEREIDAFLRRVDPDCQILSEEGYGNQQITSTAGHVWIVDPIDGTLNFVKQRNHFGIMLALYIDGQPTLGYIMDSMNEQLYHGGPGRGVFVNDRQLAAPADLSLREGLVSISSPLILGNVKNLPMVAKAASGLRMYGSAAMEMIGMLKGELAGYVSHLHPWDLAAGRAMAEELGLVVKSIDGTAPDVLSSNLVLIATKQVSREIAELTD, encoded by the coding sequence GTGATTGACGAATTAGATAGACAAGTAATTGAAATGCTCCGGCGGGTTAACCAGCAAACCCTCCACCGGATGCAGGAACCCTTTCAGGTAGCGACAAAAACCAATTATAATGACCTGGTGACGTCCGTGGATAAACAAAATGAGCGGGAAATCGATGCTTTCCTCCGGCGGGTTGACCCAGACTGTCAAATTCTCAGCGAGGAGGGGTATGGTAACCAGCAAATTACCAGTACTGCCGGTCACGTATGGATTGTGGACCCGATTGATGGAACCCTGAACTTTGTTAAGCAGCGCAATCACTTTGGAATTATGCTAGCGCTCTATATTGATGGGCAACCAACACTGGGTTACATTATGGACAGCATGAATGAGCAGCTGTACCATGGTGGTCCGGGACGGGGTGTCTTTGTCAATGATCGCCAATTGGCTGCCCCTGCCGACCTTTCCTTGCGGGAGGGCCTGGTCTCAATCAGTAGTCCGCTTATTTTAGGGAACGTGAAGAACCTGCCGATGGTTGCCAAGGCTGCCAGTGGACTCCGGATGTACGGGAGTGCGGCAATGGAAATGATCGGGATGCTGAAAGGTGAATTAGCGGGCTACGTTTCCCACCTCCATCCTTGGGACCTGGCTGCAGGCCGGGCGATGGCAGAAGAATTAGGCTTAGTAGTTAAATCGATTGACGGAACCGCACCAGATGTGCTATCATCTAACCTTGTATTGATAGCTACTAAACAAGTTAGCCGGGAGATTGCTGAGCTTACTGACTAA
- the typA gene encoding translational GTPase TypA, translating to MKTRDDIRNIAIIAHVDHGKTTLVNEMLKQSDTLPEHFSIEDRAMDTNAIERERGITILSKNTAVKYGKYQINILDTPGHADFGGEVERVMKMVDGVLLVVDAFEGTMPQTRFVLQKALEQHLTPIVVINKVDRKGARPEEVVDEVLDLFIELGADEDQLDFPVVYTSAMNGTSSYDSDISTQEHTMKPLFDTIIKTIPAPVDNSDEPLQFQVAILDYNEFVGRIGIGRVVRGSIKVGDNVTLLKLDGSKKNFRVTKLFGFFGLKRLEIKEAKAGDLIAVSGMEDINVGETVADSEHPEALTPLRIDPPTLQMTFRTNDSPFAGREGKFVTARQLEDRLKREMQTDVSLKVEDTDDPGAWTVSGRGELHLSILIETLRREGYELSVSRPQVIYREIDGVMSEPFEEVQIDTPDEYTGSVIDSLSKRKGEMQNMEPSENGQTRLIFLAPSRGLIGYSTEFMTLTRGYGIMNHTFEKYAPVIKNWNPGRQKGTLVSMNAGKATTYAMMGIESRGQLLIDPGTEVYEGMIVGENSRENDITVNITKGKNLTNVRAAGSDEMAHIKTPTHFSLEESLEFLNEDEYCEVTPENIRLRKQILNTNAREKAAKRRKAASRK from the coding sequence TTGAAAACACGTGACGACATTCGTAACATTGCGATTATTGCCCACGTTGACCACGGTAAGACGACCCTGGTTAATGAAATGTTAAAGCAGTCTGACACTTTGCCGGAGCACTTCTCAATTGAAGACCGGGCCATGGATACTAACGCCATTGAACGTGAACGGGGAATCACTATTCTTTCCAAGAACACGGCTGTTAAGTATGGCAAGTACCAGATCAACATCTTGGATACCCCAGGCCACGCCGACTTCGGTGGTGAAGTGGAACGGGTTATGAAGATGGTTGATGGGGTGCTCTTGGTTGTGGATGCCTTTGAAGGAACCATGCCCCAGACCCGTTTCGTATTGCAAAAGGCGCTGGAACAACACTTGACGCCAATCGTTGTTATTAACAAGGTTGACCGGAAGGGTGCCCGTCCGGAAGAAGTCGTTGATGAAGTGTTAGACCTCTTTATCGAACTGGGGGCAGATGAAGACCAGCTGGACTTCCCAGTTGTTTACACTTCAGCAATGAACGGGACTTCTAGTTATGATTCTGATATTTCTACTCAGGAACACACGATGAAGCCGCTCTTTGATACCATTATCAAGACCATTCCGGCACCAGTTGACAATTCAGATGAACCGCTCCAATTCCAAGTGGCTATCCTGGATTACAACGAATTCGTTGGCCGGATCGGAATTGGCCGGGTGGTTCGCGGCTCAATCAAGGTCGGTGACAATGTTACCCTGCTCAAGCTAGACGGCTCCAAGAAAAATTTCCGGGTTACCAAGCTCTTTGGTTTCTTCGGTTTGAAGCGGTTGGAAATCAAAGAAGCCAAGGCTGGTGACCTGATTGCCGTTTCCGGGATGGAAGACATCAATGTCGGTGAAACGGTTGCTGATTCCGAACATCCTGAAGCATTGACGCCACTGCGGATTGATCCACCGACGCTGCAAATGACTTTCCGGACCAACGATTCACCATTCGCTGGTCGGGAGGGTAAGTTCGTGACTGCTCGGCAATTGGAAGACCGTTTAAAGCGTGAAATGCAGACTGACGTTTCCCTGAAGGTTGAAGATACTGATGATCCGGGTGCCTGGACCGTTTCAGGTCGTGGTGAATTGCACCTGTCAATCCTGATTGAAACTCTGCGGCGTGAAGGCTACGAACTGTCAGTTTCCCGTCCACAGGTTATCTACCGGGAAATTGATGGGGTCATGAGCGAACCATTCGAAGAAGTTCAAATCGATACGCCTGATGAATACACTGGTTCCGTCATTGACAGTCTTTCCAAGCGGAAGGGTGAAATGCAGAACATGGAACCAAGTGAGAATGGTCAGACCCGGCTGATCTTCTTGGCACCATCACGGGGCCTGATTGGTTACTCCACCGAATTCATGACCCTGACCCGTGGTTACGGAATTATGAACCACACCTTCGAAAAGTATGCTCCGGTAATTAAGAACTGGAACCCTGGCCGGCAAAAGGGTACTTTGGTATCAATGAATGCTGGTAAGGCTACTACTTATGCTATGATGGGAATTGAAAGTCGTGGTCAGCTGTTGATTGACCCAGGTACGGAAGTTTACGAGGGAATGATCGTTGGTGAAAACAGCCGTGAAAACGACATTACGGTTAACATCACCAAGGGGAAGAACCTGACCAACGTTCGTGCTGCGGGTTCTGACGAAATGGCCCACATTAAGACCCCAACTCACTTCTCTCTGGAAGAATCCTTGGAGTTCTTGAACGAAGATGAATACTGTGAGGTCACGCCAGAAAATATTCGTCTGCGGAAGCAGATTTTGAACACGAATGCACGTGAAAAGGCTGCTAAGCGTCGTAAGGCTGCCTCACGGAAGTAA
- a CDS encoding FtsW/RodA/SpoVE family cell cycle protein: MRKTTIRPRPWRTAWHNMRYWDYFLLVPYLLLCLTGVVMVYSASAGLSIQGISPRSYLIKQALYAVIGFCCVFFFANFPMQRLRTRRFLRDSTVVMFLLLTVVLVIGRAINGAKGWISLGPINIQPAEFCKLYFILYLGDRMARARQRGTHFLESSAAIGPLVVAIVFIMLIFAQPDTGGAAINFAIIFAMALACDFRWSYGIGALIGFPLVGYFLLEKAVESGLFHGGYRAQRFIAFMNPFGNASGSGSQLVNSYYAISNGGVFGVGLGNSIQKMGYLPEPNTDFIMSIASEELGLVGVSLILGLLLCLICRIILIGVRSRSLYQTLICYGTAMFMMVETLFNIGGVLGLLPITGVTFPFISYGGSSMLVLSSAVGIVMNISVQQNKEQLQMGQPFISAEGSGD, from the coding sequence ATGAGAAAAACAACGATTCGACCGCGGCCATGGCGCACCGCCTGGCATAATATGCGTTACTGGGACTACTTCCTGCTAGTCCCGTACCTTTTACTGTGCCTAACCGGTGTAGTAATGGTGTACTCAGCTAGTGCTGGCCTGAGTATCCAGGGAATCAGTCCCCGCAGTTACCTGATTAAGCAGGCATTATATGCAGTGATTGGCTTTTGCTGCGTCTTCTTCTTTGCCAATTTCCCAATGCAAAGGTTGCGGACCCGGCGATTTCTTCGAGACTCTACCGTGGTTATGTTCCTGCTTTTGACAGTGGTCCTGGTGATTGGTCGGGCAATCAACGGGGCGAAGGGGTGGATTTCATTGGGGCCAATTAATATCCAGCCGGCAGAGTTTTGTAAACTGTACTTTATCCTCTACCTCGGTGACCGGATGGCCCGGGCCCGGCAACGAGGAACCCACTTCCTGGAGTCCAGTGCCGCAATTGGTCCATTGGTGGTCGCAATCGTTTTCATCATGTTAATCTTTGCCCAACCCGACACTGGGGGTGCTGCAATCAATTTTGCCATCATCTTCGCCATGGCCCTCGCCTGTGATTTCAGGTGGAGTTACGGGATTGGGGCCCTGATTGGTTTTCCCCTTGTGGGCTACTTCCTCCTGGAAAAGGCGGTCGAGAGTGGCCTCTTCCACGGCGGTTACCGTGCCCAACGGTTTATTGCCTTCATGAACCCGTTCGGCAATGCCAGCGGGTCGGGAAGTCAGCTGGTTAACTCCTACTACGCGATTAGTAACGGTGGTGTCTTTGGTGTGGGGCTTGGTAATAGTATCCAAAAAATGGGCTACCTTCCCGAACCGAATACTGACTTTATCATGTCGATTGCCAGTGAAGAGTTGGGCTTGGTAGGGGTAAGTTTGATTCTGGGCCTCCTGCTGTGCTTGATTTGTCGAATCATCTTGATCGGTGTGCGGAGCCGGTCGCTCTATCAGACCCTGATTTGCTACGGGACGGCGATGTTTATGATGGTGGAGACCCTCTTCAACATCGGTGGGGTACTAGGCCTCCTCCCCATCACCGGGGTGACCTTTCCCTTTATTAGTTACGGGGGTTCTAGTATGCTAGTCCTTTCCAGTGCGGTTGGAATCGTAATGAATATTAGTGTTCAGCAAAATAAGGAGCAGCTGCAGATGGGCCAACCATTTATTTCTGCTGAAGGGAGTGGTGATTAA
- a CDS encoding YlbG family protein has translation MFELVSRRALIVRINSNRVIRSLRRYGLVRYVSRHMHYVVLYVNQDEVETVTDRLEKLRAVRYVKPSYRPDLDPTLTDLEMSGVYKLHDEDDKE, from the coding sequence ATGTTCGAGTTAGTCTCCCGGCGTGCGCTGATTGTCCGGATTAATAGCAACCGGGTTATTCGGAGCTTGCGGCGGTACGGGCTGGTGCGCTACGTTTCCCGCCATATGCACTACGTGGTCCTGTACGTCAATCAGGACGAGGTGGAAACGGTGACTGACCGGTTAGAAAAGTTGCGGGCGGTACGTTATGTCAAGCCGTCTTACCGGCCAGACCTGGACCCGACATTGACGGATTTAGAAATGAGTGGCGTTTATAAACTACATGATGAGGATGATAAGGAATGA
- the rsmD gene encoding 16S rRNA (guanine(966)-N(2))-methyltransferase RsmD — MRIVAGKFGGRRLSAVPGMATRPTTDKVKEALFNIIGPYFDGGTSLDLFAGSGGLSIEAVSRGVDNAVLVDRQYQAIKTIKKNIAVTKHPEQFTVYKMDAQKALGMLAKEGQHFQLVFLDPPYAKQQIVKDMTAMAERELLADGALVVAETDQTAQLPTADWAGFKFIKQQTYGITVLTIYRYQKEL; from the coding sequence ATGAGAATTGTTGCTGGTAAGTTCGGCGGCCGCCGGTTAAGCGCGGTCCCTGGGATGGCAACCCGGCCAACTACGGATAAGGTCAAGGAAGCCCTGTTTAACATTATTGGTCCTTACTTTGACGGTGGGACAAGTTTAGACCTGTTTGCGGGCAGTGGGGGACTCAGTATTGAGGCTGTTTCGCGTGGCGTGGACAATGCCGTCTTGGTGGACCGTCAGTATCAAGCAATCAAAACGATTAAGAAAAATATTGCGGTGACCAAGCACCCTGAGCAATTTACTGTCTATAAGATGGACGCACAAAAGGCCCTGGGAATGCTTGCTAAGGAGGGGCAGCATTTTCAGCTGGTATTCCTGGACCCCCCATACGCAAAACAGCAAATCGTCAAGGATATGACGGCAATGGCAGAACGGGAATTACTGGCTGACGGCGCCCTGGTGGTTGCTGAAACCGACCAGACCGCCCAGTTGCCAACTGCCGATTGGGCTGGTTTTAAATTTATTAAACAGCAGACCTACGGAATTACCGTATTAACTATTTATCGTTACCAAAAGGAGTTGTAA
- the coaD gene encoding pantetheine-phosphate adenylyltransferase codes for MKVALFPGTFDPLTLGHLDLIKRGSALFDQLAVAVMTNENKDPLFSVDERVAQVKEAVSGLSNVSVITAEGLTVDLMNKIGADYLMRGLRNTADFRYERDISAMNNFLDDQSETVFFLARPEYQHLSSSLLKEVTAAGGDISAYLPANINNALKKRLEERQLMQVKKDNEKTR; via the coding sequence ATGAAAGTAGCATTATTTCCTGGAACATTTGACCCGTTGACCCTTGGACACCTAGACTTAATTAAGCGGGGGAGTGCCCTGTTTGATCAGTTAGCAGTTGCGGTGATGACTAACGAAAATAAGGACCCGTTGTTCTCGGTTGATGAACGGGTGGCCCAAGTTAAGGAAGCGGTGAGCGGACTGAGCAACGTTTCGGTGATTACTGCCGAAGGGCTGACTGTCGACCTGATGAATAAGATCGGGGCCGACTACTTGATGCGGGGACTGCGAAATACGGCCGATTTTCGTTATGAACGTGATATTTCAGCGATGAATAATTTCCTGGATGACCAGAGCGAAACGGTCTTTTTCCTTGCCAGACCGGAGTATCAGCACCTTTCAAGCAGCCTTCTCAAAGAGGTGACGGCAGCCGGGGGCGATATTTCCGCTTACTTACCAGCTAATATCAACAACGCCTTAAAGAAACGGCTAGAAGAACGTCAGCTAATGCAGGTGAAGAAAGACAATGAAAAGACAAGATAA
- a CDS encoding SepM family pheromone-processing serine protease, with amino-acid sequence MKRQDKKVSRWIGIALAAVLFIAWTLLWPLNSYIEAPGSASNLRSFVQVKGHPDKGKGSFMITSVALQQARPATYVMAKLVPYMSIESADDVTGGQNSATFDRVQKFYMQSSINEAIAVAYQAAHQPVSKKYLGIYVLQVQPNSQFKKAIRVGDTITKVNGHHFNTAQGYQKYIGRQKVGTPLTVTYQRDGKTHTTTHKLVKLTGSRAGIGIMLTNNMKVTTKTPVKVNPGQLGGPSGGLMFTLQIYQQISGHDLQKGRKIAGTGTIDANGQVGEIGGIDKKIIAAHRAGATVFFAPYVKPTKLLLKYEDGHQTNYQLAKKTAKKYAPGMKVVPVTSFKQAVHYLETTE; translated from the coding sequence ATGAAAAGACAAGATAAAAAAGTATCGCGTTGGATTGGGATTGCCCTGGCGGCAGTCCTTTTTATCGCTTGGACACTCCTCTGGCCGCTAAACTCATACATTGAAGCGCCGGGCAGTGCTAGTAACTTACGTTCATTTGTTCAAGTCAAGGGACATCCGGACAAGGGCAAGGGGAGCTTTATGATTACGTCCGTAGCACTCCAGCAGGCCCGGCCGGCAACCTACGTGATGGCAAAATTAGTACCGTACATGTCGATTGAAAGTGCGGATGACGTTACCGGCGGGCAGAATAGCGCCACTTTTGACCGGGTCCAGAAGTTTTATATGCAAAGTTCGATTAACGAGGCGATTGCGGTGGCCTACCAGGCAGCCCACCAGCCGGTCAGCAAAAAATATTTGGGAATCTATGTTTTGCAGGTTCAGCCGAATTCCCAATTTAAGAAGGCCATCCGAGTGGGGGATACCATTACTAAGGTCAACGGCCACCACTTTAACACGGCTCAGGGCTACCAAAAGTATATTGGCCGCCAGAAAGTGGGCACGCCATTGACGGTTACTTACCAGCGTGATGGTAAGACTCACACGACGACCCATAAGCTGGTTAAATTAACTGGCAGTCGTGCTGGGATTGGGATCATGCTGACTAATAATATGAAGGTGACGACTAAGACACCCGTTAAGGTCAACCCGGGACAACTTGGCGGTCCGTCCGGCGGCTTAATGTTTACCCTGCAAATTTACCAGCAGATTAGCGGTCACGACCTGCAAAAGGGGCGTAAGATTGCGGGGACCGGAACCATTGACGCTAATGGTCAGGTGGGAGAAATCGGCGGTATTGACAAGAAGATTATTGCGGCCCATCGTGCTGGGGCAACGGTCTTCTTTGCGCCGTATGTTAAGCCAACAAAACTTCTCCTAAAATATGAAGACGGTCATCAGACCAACTACCAGTTAGCGAAGAAGACGGCGAAAAAGTATGCACCGGGGATGAAAGTTGTACCGGTAACCAGTTTTAAGCAAGCTGTCCATTACCTAGAAACAACTGAATAA
- a CDS encoding helix-hairpin-helix domain-containing protein, giving the protein MEKFKELWALYRYQIIAGTAALLAAIALLAYRTVKPAPSAEPAGLSSAASSALVSSDASKVSNRSPARVCVDVKGAVQKPGVYYFKRGARIQEAIRAAGGALPNAAMKDVNLAKELADQQIIYIPAEGEQVANQAPAGPAAADPVTGKAPVNLNTATKEQLCQITGIGDKKADLILEYRQQHGQFKTVDELMQVSGFGEKTVAKIKEQVAV; this is encoded by the coding sequence ATGGAAAAATTTAAGGAACTATGGGCGCTGTATCGCTATCAGATAATTGCTGGGACGGCAGCCTTACTTGCGGCGATCGCACTGCTTGCATACCGGACCGTCAAACCCGCTCCCAGCGCGGAGCCGGCCGGCCTCTCGTCGGCAGCGAGCTCAGCACTTGTGAGTAGTGATGCTAGTAAGGTGAGTAATCGGTCGCCGGCTCGTGTCTGTGTGGATGTTAAGGGGGCAGTCCAAAAGCCAGGAGTGTATTATTTTAAGCGCGGAGCACGGATTCAGGAGGCAATTCGGGCAGCGGGTGGAGCGTTGCCGAATGCTGCGATGAAGGACGTGAACCTCGCTAAGGAACTGGCCGACCAGCAGATAATCTATATCCCGGCGGAGGGCGAACAGGTAGCAAACCAAGCACCAGCAGGCCCGGCCGCCGCTGACCCAGTGACGGGGAAGGCGCCGGTCAACCTCAATACAGCCACTAAGGAACAGCTCTGTCAAATTACCGGAATTGGTGATAAAAAGGCAGATTTAATATTAGAGTACCGTCAACAGCACGGGCAGTTTAAAACCGTGGATGAATTGATGCAGGTTTCAGGGTTTGGCGAAAAGACCGTTGCTAAGATTAAAGAACAAGTCGCCGTCTAA
- a CDS encoding ComE operon protein 2, producing the protein MKKRIDWDQYFMVQAALLASRSTCKRLSVGAVLVRDKRIIAGGYNGAVSGDDHCIDEGCYLRDGHCVRTIHAEMNAILQCARFGMSTDGASLYVTDFPCLQCTKSLLQAGIKEINYIRNYHNDDYAMKLIKLKNVRLRQINLDQDILDQVHLDQYIDPQVAHK; encoded by the coding sequence ATGAAAAAACGAATTGATTGGGATCAGTATTTCATGGTCCAGGCTGCACTACTGGCCTCGCGGAGTACCTGTAAGCGGCTTTCGGTCGGTGCTGTCCTCGTCCGGGATAAACGGATTATTGCCGGTGGCTACAATGGGGCTGTTTCTGGCGATGATCACTGCATCGACGAAGGCTGTTACCTGCGTGATGGACACTGTGTTCGGACGATTCACGCCGAAATGAACGCTATTTTACAATGTGCTCGTTTTGGAATGTCAACGGACGGAGCCAGCCTTTACGTGACTGATTTCCCATGCTTACAGTGCACAAAGAGTCTATTGCAGGCAGGAATTAAGGAAATTAATTATATCCGCAATTACCATAATGATGACTATGCAATGAAGCTGATTAAACTTAAAAATGTTCGTTTGCGCCAAATCAATTTAGACCAAGATATTTTAGACCAAGTCCACCTGGATCAGTATATCGATCCGCAGGTGGCCCATAAATAA